In Nitrospira sp., one genomic interval encodes:
- a CDS encoding Na+/H+ antiporter subunit C — translation MELMIASALGIVTACGLYLVLRGRTFPVVLGLSLLSYAVNLFILSMGRLTSGAPPILSPEAAGYADPIPQALVLTAIVISFGMTGFLMALAVRTWHQTGSDHVDGVEPEAVSRPAGKP, via the coding sequence ATGGAGCTGATGATCGCCAGCGCGCTTGGGATCGTCACCGCCTGCGGCCTGTATCTTGTTCTGCGTGGGCGCACGTTCCCGGTGGTACTTGGCTTGTCGTTGCTCTCCTATGCCGTCAACCTGTTCATCCTGTCCATGGGAAGGCTGACCTCCGGCGCACCACCCATCCTCTCACCAGAAGCGGCCGGATACGCCGACCCCATACCGCAGGCGCTAGTGTTGACGGCCATCGTCATCAGTTTCGGCATGACGGGTTTTCTCATGGCGCTCGCAGTGCGCACCTGGCATCAGACGGGGAGTGATCATGTGGACGGGGTTGAGCCGGAGGCCGTTTCCAGGCCGGCGGGTAAGCCATGA
- a CDS encoding universal stress protein translates to MESASCAHSWDQAHLASLASEGGQSRVASIQSIIAATDFSEEARYGAERAGIVAGEEERQGAVKHIKELIRNSDEGAFRIAYAVQYGGASRVILAKEEELSADLIIIGKHGRSMVEEWLLGSVMRHVLADSKCDVLVVHERALR, encoded by the coding sequence ATAGAGTCGGCCTCGTGCGCTCACTCTTGGGATCAGGCACATCTTGCGTCTCTCGCTAGCGAAGGAGGACAATCGCGCGTGGCGTCGATTCAATCCATTATCGCGGCAACCGACTTCTCAGAGGAGGCCCGGTATGGCGCCGAGCGCGCCGGCATCGTCGCGGGGGAAGAGGAACGACAAGGAGCCGTGAAACACATCAAGGAATTGATCCGCAATTCCGACGAGGGCGCATTCCGGATAGCGTATGCCGTCCAGTACGGCGGCGCGTCTCGCGTGATTCTCGCCAAAGAGGAGGAACTCTCAGCGGACTTGATCATCATCGGGAAGCACGGCCGGTCTATGGTCGAAGAATGGCTCCTCGGGAGCGTCATGCGCCATGTCCTCGCCGATTCGAAATGTGACGTGCTTGTAGTCCATGAGCGGGCCTTGCGCTGA
- a CDS encoding Na+/H+ antiporter subunit G — MLDIIVSLLLLVGSFFILVGAIGLIRLPDFFMRLHGPTKATTLGVGGMLLAAIVHGVGRDFSLRELLITLFLFITAPVSAYLLGQAGLRRRVTSRVPLPGDSPGLSRERAPTSSR, encoded by the coding sequence ATGCTCGACATCATCGTGTCCCTGTTGCTGCTGGTCGGCAGCTTCTTCATTCTCGTCGGTGCGATCGGGCTCATTCGCCTGCCGGATTTCTTCATGCGGCTGCATGGCCCGACGAAGGCCACGACCCTGGGCGTCGGCGGCATGTTGCTGGCCGCCATCGTTCACGGCGTTGGGCGGGACTTCAGCCTGCGCGAACTCCTCATCACACTGTTTCTATTCATAACCGCACCCGTCAGCGCCTACCTGCTGGGACAGGCAGGCTTGCGCCGTCGGGTCACATCTCGCGTGCCCTTGCCGGGAGATTCCCCCGGTCTTAGCCGAGAACGGGCGCCGACATCGAGTCGATGA
- a CDS encoding monovalent cation/H+ antiporter subunit D, protein MNHLLALQIVLPAFTAALLLVLQRAPVVLVRALSAAATLGLFAAAIAVLAQAEAGTPLVCQVGNWPAPFGIVLVADRLSAFMLLLTALLALSVLLYSAQAWDARGQYFHPLFLFQLMGLNGAFLAGDLFNLFVFFEILLIASYCLSLQGLIAERLRATLHYAAINIAASSVFLIAVGLLYGVTGTLNLAHLAERMAQMRTEDVALARTAGLLLLGVFSIKAALFPLYFWLPAVYSNAPAPVAALFSIMTKVGVYAIIRITTLVYGAWAGVVMELTSPWLLPCALITLALGALGAFGAGRLATLTAYLTIASVGTILTAVAIGGVAAFSAGLYYLAHSTIVIALLFLVGDLIGRGRGDMTDQIHPGPQIRRAAALGLAFLFAGATVAGVPPLSGFLGKVMVLQSAKDAIAIVPIWMVIMVTSVLMLVGCARAGSIVLWNVTEPLPVGPVHAPRVGEWMALGALAACSLLLVLFAAPIKQYTDETAAQLLSPASYVDAVLGPQRDALVRSHTTGGPR, encoded by the coding sequence ATGAATCACCTGCTCGCGCTGCAGATCGTCCTCCCCGCGTTCACCGCCGCACTGCTCCTCGTCCTGCAGCGCGCACCGGTGGTTCTGGTGCGCGCGCTCAGTGCGGCGGCCACGCTGGGTCTTTTCGCGGCAGCGATTGCCGTCCTGGCGCAAGCGGAAGCCGGTACGCCGCTCGTCTGCCAGGTCGGCAATTGGCCGGCGCCTTTTGGAATCGTGTTGGTCGCAGACCGTCTCTCCGCGTTCATGCTTCTGCTGACGGCGCTGCTCGCCCTCTCGGTGCTGCTCTATTCGGCGCAAGCCTGGGATGCGCGCGGACAATACTTTCACCCGCTCTTTCTGTTTCAGCTGATGGGGCTGAACGGGGCGTTCCTTGCGGGAGATCTGTTCAATCTCTTCGTCTTCTTCGAAATTCTGTTGATCGCCTCCTATTGTCTCTCATTGCAGGGCCTGATTGCAGAGCGCCTGCGCGCAACGTTGCACTATGCCGCGATCAACATCGCCGCCTCCAGTGTCTTTCTCATCGCGGTCGGCCTGCTCTACGGCGTCACGGGGACGCTCAACTTGGCGCATCTGGCCGAGCGCATGGCCCAGATGCGGACGGAGGACGTGGCGCTGGCGCGAACTGCGGGCCTGCTGCTGCTCGGGGTGTTTTCCATTAAAGCCGCGCTCTTCCCCCTGTACTTCTGGCTACCTGCGGTCTATTCGAATGCGCCCGCCCCTGTCGCGGCGCTCTTTTCGATCATGACGAAGGTCGGTGTCTACGCGATCATTAGGATCACCACACTGGTCTATGGCGCCTGGGCTGGCGTCGTGATGGAGTTGACCTCTCCCTGGCTCCTGCCCTGTGCCCTCATCACCCTTGCGCTGGGCGCACTGGGCGCATTCGGCGCCGGGCGCCTCGCCACTCTGACCGCGTATTTGACCATCGCGTCGGTCGGCACAATCCTCACTGCCGTGGCGATCGGCGGCGTGGCAGCCTTCTCTGCCGGGCTTTATTATCTCGCGCACTCGACCATCGTCATTGCCCTTCTCTTCCTCGTCGGCGATCTGATCGGACGCGGCCGCGGCGACATGACTGACCAGATCCATCCGGGTCCGCAGATCCGTCGCGCGGCGGCGCTCGGTCTTGCGTTTCTCTTCGCCGGAGCCACGGTGGCGGGCGTCCCGCCCTTGTCCGGATTTCTCGGGAAGGTCATGGTGCTGCAAAGCGCGAAGGATGCGATCGCGATCGTGCCGATATGGATGGTCATCATGGTGACGAGCGTGCTCATGCTGGTCGGCTGTGCGCGAGCAGGCAGCATCGTGCTGTGGAATGTGACGGAACCGCTCCCGGTCGGCCCGGTCCATGCCCCGCGCGTCGGCGAATGGATGGCGCTGGGGGCGCTCGCGGCCTGTAGCCTGCTTCTGGTCCTGTTCGCGGCGCCGATCAAACAGTACACCGATGAAACGGCGGCGCAACTGCTCTCGCCGGCCTCCTACGTCGATGCGGTCCTCGGACCTCAACGAGATGCTCTTGTCCGGTCCCATACGACGGGAGGCCCCCGGTGA
- a CDS encoding monovalent cation/H+ antiporter subunit A: MTLPSIMLLPLLAAATLLAQRRGFTAAAWAAALPVAASLALLAGTVPEVLVGEEFLISQPWLPELGLNLSFRLDGLGLLFALLILGIGLLVILYARYYLAPEDRIGRLYALLMLFMTAMLGVVLSENVLLLVMFWELTSLVSFLLIGFWTHSPLARQGARMALAVTSAGGLALLAGVLLIGNIAGSFELTRWFSAGEGIRSHSSFNVALVLILVGVFTKSAQFPFHFWLPAAMAAPTPVSAYLHSATMVKAGVFLLARLYPLVGGNLVFEYVTTTVGLTTFLFGAYVAVFRHDLKGLLAYSTISHLGLITFLMGLDTPMSSVAAIFHIGNHATFKASLFMAAGIIDHECGTRDMRRLGGLWRYMPQTSVLAIVAASAMAGVPLFNGFLSKEMFFAEALDLEHLPLLGGMGPALVILGSMFSVAYSVRFIHDVFFDEPHDLPHTPGKPPRYMKVPAEVLAMVCIAVGVLPAYTVAPLVNVAARDVIGDALPVYEIALWHGFTLPLLMSVVALAGGAVVYWLLRRRYDLHLHVPVRYAGRLLFQHAYDGLIAVAGRLTSRMENGSLQRYLALTIAAVIGLGLWPFLQFGFEAVVVEATPVMPLALVLWGAAIAAALGTVWFHSERVVAVILAGVVGLAVSVAFAYFSAPDLALTQLAVEVVTTLVMLMALALLPQSTPAESKRRRKLRDAVLAVAAGTGVAALSWAVLTRGQESIAWYFLANSLPRGGGANVVNVLLVDFRGFDTFGEITVLSLAAMGAWIVTAGLRVERPVFTRPSEATGTMFAVAARLLMPFTILVAIYLFLRGHNRPGGGFLAGLVVAIALIMQYMGEGLQHTLTRIRIDFRILLGFGLLLAALTGFIGMFTGAPFLTSVAVHPHVPLLGEIPLASATAFDLGVFMTVLGTTLLTVTALGKARRKLSSTGEVL, from the coding sequence ATGACGCTACCGAGCATCATGCTGCTTCCATTGCTCGCCGCCGCCACGCTGCTTGCCCAACGCCGCGGGTTCACCGCCGCCGCCTGGGCCGCCGCCTTGCCGGTCGCCGCAAGTCTGGCCCTGCTGGCTGGGACGGTCCCGGAGGTGCTCGTCGGCGAGGAATTCCTCATAAGCCAGCCGTGGTTGCCGGAGCTCGGCCTCAACCTGTCGTTCAGGCTGGATGGGCTCGGCCTTCTTTTCGCACTGCTTATCCTCGGCATCGGGCTGCTCGTCATCCTCTATGCGCGCTATTATCTGGCTCCGGAGGATCGCATCGGCAGGTTGTATGCGCTGCTCATGTTGTTCATGACCGCTATGCTGGGCGTCGTGCTGTCCGAAAACGTCCTGCTGCTCGTCATGTTCTGGGAACTAACGAGCCTGGTCTCCTTCCTGCTCATCGGTTTTTGGACTCACAGCCCGCTGGCTCGCCAGGGTGCGCGCATGGCGCTTGCCGTCACCAGCGCCGGCGGACTCGCTCTGCTCGCAGGGGTGCTGCTGATCGGCAATATCGCAGGAAGCTTCGAGCTCACAAGGTGGTTCTCGGCGGGCGAGGGTATCCGAAGCCATTCTTCGTTCAATGTCGCGCTGGTGCTGATTCTAGTGGGTGTGTTCACTAAATCGGCGCAGTTTCCGTTTCATTTCTGGCTGCCGGCGGCAATGGCCGCGCCCACGCCTGTGTCGGCCTATCTGCACTCTGCCACGATGGTGAAAGCCGGAGTGTTTCTGCTCGCGCGGCTCTATCCTTTGGTGGGTGGGAACCTCGTGTTCGAATACGTGACGACCACCGTCGGTCTCACAACCTTCTTGTTCGGTGCCTATGTGGCGGTATTCAGGCACGACTTGAAGGGCCTGCTCGCCTACTCAACGATCAGCCACCTCGGCCTCATTACGTTTCTCATGGGGCTGGATACGCCGATGTCCTCGGTGGCCGCCATTTTTCATATCGGCAACCATGCGACCTTCAAGGCGTCGCTCTTCATGGCGGCGGGGATCATCGATCACGAGTGCGGGACTCGTGACATGCGGCGGCTGGGCGGCCTCTGGCGGTACATGCCGCAAACTTCAGTCCTGGCGATTGTGGCGGCGTCGGCCATGGCCGGCGTGCCGCTCTTCAACGGGTTCCTATCCAAGGAAATGTTCTTTGCCGAAGCGCTCGATCTGGAGCATCTTCCTCTGCTCGGGGGGATGGGCCCGGCCCTGGTCATACTGGGTTCGATGTTCAGCGTGGCCTATTCCGTGCGCTTCATTCACGACGTGTTTTTCGATGAACCGCACGACCTCCCGCACACCCCCGGTAAGCCGCCACGCTACATGAAGGTGCCGGCTGAAGTGCTGGCGATGGTATGCATCGCGGTCGGTGTGTTGCCCGCTTACACCGTTGCACCCCTGGTGAATGTGGCGGCGCGGGACGTGATCGGCGACGCGTTGCCTGTCTATGAGATCGCGTTGTGGCATGGCTTCACCCTGCCGTTGCTCATGAGTGTGGTCGCGCTCGCCGGCGGCGCGGTGGTCTATTGGCTGTTACGGCGCCGATACGATCTGCATCTTCACGTGCCGGTGCGCTATGCGGGACGGCTGCTCTTCCAGCACGCTTACGATGGTCTGATTGCCGTCGCGGGCCGCCTTACCAGCCGGATGGAGAACGGTTCGCTCCAGCGTTATCTCGCGCTCACCATCGCGGCGGTGATCGGACTCGGCTTGTGGCCGTTCCTCCAGTTTGGGTTCGAGGCTGTAGTGGTGGAGGCGACCCCGGTGATGCCGCTGGCTCTCGTCCTGTGGGGCGCCGCGATCGCGGCCGCGCTCGGCACCGTCTGGTTTCATAGCGAGCGGGTCGTGGCCGTCATACTGGCTGGCGTCGTCGGCCTGGCCGTGTCGGTCGCCTTTGCGTATTTTTCCGCTCCAGACCTCGCGTTGACACAACTCGCTGTCGAGGTCGTCACGACCCTGGTGATGCTCATGGCCCTGGCGCTTCTGCCGCAGTCGACACCCGCGGAGTCGAAGCGGCGGCGCAAACTTCGCGATGCCGTCCTTGCGGTCGCAGCCGGAACCGGTGTCGCGGCGTTATCCTGGGCTGTTCTGACGCGCGGTCAGGAATCCATCGCCTGGTACTTCCTGGCGAACAGCCTGCCGCGGGGGGGCGGGGCTAATGTCGTGAACGTGCTGCTCGTTGACTTCCGCGGCTTCGATACGTTCGGCGAGATCACCGTCCTGAGCCTGGCTGCGATGGGAGCCTGGATAGTGACGGCGGGACTGCGCGTCGAGCGGCCTGTCTTCACAAGACCATCCGAAGCGACCGGCACCATGTTCGCGGTGGCGGCGCGACTGCTGATGCCGTTTACCATCCTTGTGGCCATCTATCTGTTTCTGCGGGGCCACAATCGGCCGGGCGGCGGATTTCTTGCCGGGCTCGTCGTCGCGATCGCGCTCATCATGCAGTACATGGGCGAGGGCCTCCAGCACACGCTGACCCGCATACGCATCGACTTCAGAATCCTGCTCGGTTTCGGCCTGTTGCTCGCCGCCTTGACCGGTTTCATCGGCATGTTTACGGGCGCGCCCTTTCTCACCAGCGTAGCCGTCCATCCGCATGTGCCGTTGTTGGGAGAGATTCCGCTCGCCAGCGCCACGGCGTTCGACCTCGGCGTGTTTATGACGGTGCTTGGGACGACGCTCCTGACAGTGACCGCCCTTGGGAAGGCCAGGCGCAAGCTGTCCTCAACCGGCGAGGTCCTGTGA
- a CDS encoding K+/H+ antiporter subunit F, whose amino-acid sequence MLTVALSIAFGSIALAIILCTLRLLRGPDPADRVLAFDTLYINTIALLIVLDIHQSTSVFFEAALLIAMIGFVATVALARYLARGNIGE is encoded by the coding sequence ATGCTGACGGTCGCGCTCTCTATCGCCTTCGGTTCCATCGCGCTCGCGATCATACTCTGTACTCTGCGTCTGTTGCGTGGCCCTGATCCGGCCGATCGGGTCTTGGCATTCGATACGCTGTATATCAACACCATTGCGCTGCTGATCGTGCTGGACATTCACCAGTCCACGTCCGTATTTTTCGAAGCGGCGCTTCTCATCGCGATGATCGGGTTCGTCGCGACGGTGGCATTGGCGCGCTACCTCGCCCGTGGCAATATTGGAGAGTAA
- a CDS encoding Na+/H+ antiporter subunit E — translation MNKVFPFPVLSLSLAACWLALVGISPPQLILALLLAVAIPHLTAPLLGELPGIRSIGTALRFAGLVAWDIVLANIAVARLVLGPVPSLRPGFVHVPLAVTHPHAIALFASVVSIVPGSLSIALSPDSRTLLLHVLHLEDEQYFVARIKERYERPIMDMLEC, via the coding sequence GTGAACAAGGTGTTTCCATTTCCGGTGCTGTCGCTGTCGCTCGCGGCCTGCTGGTTGGCGCTGGTCGGGATCTCGCCGCCTCAACTCATTCTGGCCCTCCTCCTCGCGGTCGCCATCCCGCATCTCACGGCGCCGCTCCTAGGCGAACTGCCTGGAATCCGCTCGATCGGAACCGCCTTGCGCTTCGCCGGATTGGTGGCGTGGGATATCGTGCTGGCGAACATTGCGGTCGCGCGCCTAGTGCTCGGGCCGGTCCCAAGCCTGCGACCGGGCTTCGTGCACGTCCCGCTCGCCGTGACTCACCCGCATGCGATCGCGCTGTTTGCCAGCGTCGTATCCATCGTGCCAGGCTCGCTGTCAATCGCGTTGTCGCCGGATTCCCGTACCCTGCTTCTACACGTGCTCCACTTGGAAGATGAGCAGTATTTCGTCGCCAGGATCAAGGAGCGCTACGAGCGTCCGATCATGGACATGTTGGAATGCTGA
- a CDS encoding NAD(P)-dependent oxidoreductase: protein MKIVLIGASGFVGSAILKEALDRGHEVTAIVRDPEKLQPHAKLHSRKGDVYNVDGVARLVAGHDAVISAFNPGWGNADIYNLQVKGTQAIIDGVKRAGVKRLLFVGGAGSLEVKPGIQALDLPGFPAEYKQGALATREALNMLRQESGLDWSFLSPSADLSPGPRTGRFRLGKDQMLVDTNGTSRISTQDYAMAMIDEVERPTHVRQRFTVGY from the coding sequence ATGAAAATCGTATTGATCGGCGCCAGTGGGTTTGTAGGCTCGGCCATATTGAAAGAAGCCTTGGATCGCGGCCATGAGGTCACGGCCATCGTTCGTGACCCCGAGAAGTTGCAACCGCATGCGAAGCTGCACTCCCGGAAAGGAGATGTCTACAATGTTGACGGCGTGGCCCGTTTGGTTGCGGGCCATGATGCCGTGATCAGCGCCTTCAATCCGGGCTGGGGCAATGCGGACATCTACAATCTTCAGGTAAAGGGCACGCAAGCCATCATCGATGGTGTGAAAAGGGCCGGCGTGAAGCGATTGTTATTCGTAGGGGGCGCCGGCAGCCTGGAAGTGAAGCCGGGCATTCAGGCCTTGGATCTGCCGGGTTTTCCCGCCGAGTATAAACAGGGCGCGCTCGCCACCCGAGAGGCCCTGAACATGCTACGCCAGGAATCTGGCCTTGACTGGTCGTTTCTCTCCCCGTCTGCCGACCTGTCGCCAGGACCCCGTACCGGGAGGTTCCGGCTCGGGAAGGATCAGATGCTGGTGGATACGAACGGAACGAGCCGCATCTCGACCCAGGATTATGCGATGGCGATGATCGATGAGGTGGAGAGACCAACACATGTCCGGCAGCGCTTCACGGTGGGGTATTGA